One segment of Panicum virgatum strain AP13 chromosome 1K, P.virgatum_v5, whole genome shotgun sequence DNA contains the following:
- the LOC120642085 gene encoding probable trehalose-phosphate phosphatase 4 — MTNQDVVVSEMGIAAGAALPGPSPALLACRGAAAGAMSLRYLDLAAAAARSAGCTWADAMRASSPTRSRAAADVDEFTAWMRKHPSALGKFDQIASAAKGKKIVMFLDYDGTLSPIVADPDTAYMSDAMRAAVRDVAKHFPTAIVSGRCRDKVRNFVGLSELYYAGSHGMDIKGPSSNPESVLCQPASEFLPVIDEVYKALVEKTKSTPGAKVENNKFCLSVHFRCVDEKRWNALAEQVKAVIKDYPKLKLTQGRKVLEIRPSIMWDKGKALEFLLESLGFASCSDVLPVYIGDDRTDEDAFKVLRKRGQGFGILVSKCPKETNASYSLQDPSEVMDFLLRLVEWKRKSPPPPPMIRPRV, encoded by the exons ATGACGAACCAGGACGTGGTCGTGTCGGAGATGGGCAttgcggccggggcggcgctgcCGGGCCCGAGCCCGGCGCTCCTGGCTTGccggggcgcggccgccggcgccatgtCCCTGCGGTACCTCGAcctggccgcggccgccgcgcgctccgccggCTGCACCTGGGCCGACGCCATGCGCGCCTCGTCCCCCacccgctcccgcgccgccgccgatgtcGACGAGTTCACGGCCTGGATG AGGAAGCACCCGTCGGCGCTCGGCAAGTTCGACCAGATTGCCAGCGCGGCCAAGGGGAAGAAGATCGTCATGTTCCTGGACTACGACGGCACGCTCtcccccatcgtcgccgaccccgACACGGCCTACATGAGCGACGCG ATGAGGGCGGCGGTGCGCGACGTCGCGAAGCACTTCCCGACGGCGATCGTGAGCGGGCGCTGCCGCGACAAG GTGCGCAACTTCGTCGGCCTATCGGAGCTCTACTACGCCGGCAGCCATGGCATGGACATCAAGGGACCAAGCTCCAAT CCGGAGTCGGTCCTGTGCCAACCTGCAAGCGAGTTCCTCCCCGTGATCGACGAG GTGTACAAGGCGCTGGTGGAAAAGACGAAGTCCACACCTGGAGCCAAGGTAGAGAACAACAAGTTCTGCCTGTCCGTGCACTTCAGATGTGTTGATGAAAAG AGATGGAATGCCTTGGCGGAGCAAGTCAAGGCCGTCATCAAGGACTACCCCAAGCTGAAGCTCACTCAAGGGAGGAAG GTTCTGGAGATCCGCCCGAGCATCATGTGGGACAAGGGCAAGGCTTTGGAGTTTCTGCTCGAATCGCTCG GATTCGCCAGCTGCAGCGACGTCCTCCCGGTGTACATCGGCGACGACCGCACCGACGAGGATGCTTTCAAG GTGCTGAGGAAGAGGGGCCAGGGCTTCGGCATCCTCGTCTCCAAGTGCCCCAAGGAAACCAACGCCTCCTACTCCCTGCAGGACCCGAGCGAGGTCATGGACTTCTTGCTCCGGCTGGTGGAGTGGAAGCgcaagtcgccgccgccgccgccaatgaTCCGGCCGCGAGTGTAG